In one Planktothrix serta PCC 8927 genomic region, the following are encoded:
- a CDS encoding GNAT family N-acetyltransferase, with protein MLLEIKRVTSLDLPVLNQLYTEIDGESPLSLGYIEQIFKQIQQFPNYNIYIAWLNGEPVGTFSLLFIPLILHDSKSAIIDAVVVTSAYRNQGIGKAMMQEALKLSREAGCYKAMLSSNLKRTAAHEFYQSLGFKQQGWSFSLEL; from the coding sequence ATGCTATTAGAAATTAAACGAGTAACATCCCTTGATTTACCTGTGTTAAATCAATTATATACAGAAATTGATGGAGAATCCCCTCTATCTCTAGGCTACATTGAGCAAATTTTCAAGCAAATTCAACAATTTCCCAACTACAATATTTATATTGCATGGCTCAACGGTGAACCTGTGGGTACATTCAGCTTATTATTTATTCCCCTAATTTTACATGATAGCAAATCTGCCATTATCGATGCCGTTGTTGTCACTTCTGCCTACCGAAATCAAGGAATTGGGAAAGCCATGATGCAGGAAGCCCTTAAACTCAGCCGTGAGGCGGGATGTTATAAAGCCATGCTTTCCTCCAATTTAAAACGTACAGCAGCCCATGAATTCTATCAATCGTTAGGGTTTAAACAACAGGGTTGGAGTTTTAGCCTTGAACTGTGA
- a CDS encoding alpha/beta fold hydrolase, which yields MSVLEATWTSKFITTNGVKLHYVTQGEGPLMVLLHGFPEFWYSWRYQIPEFAQAYQVVAVDLRGYNESEKPKELSAYSLKELVLDVKGLIAGLGYDECVLVGHDWGGAIAWSFAYTYPQMLSKLIVLNLPHPTKFKQGFWTIDQLQKSWYIFFFQLPFFPELWLQADDYRVIGELFAKMAIDKNTFSQADLDIYKDAAAKRGALTAMVNYYRNLFPSFLTTQKTQGLLNVPTLMIWGENDLALGQELTYGTEEYVRDFQIRYIPNCSHWVQQERPELVNQYMWEFLNAEPIEE from the coding sequence ATGTCAGTTTTAGAAGCAACTTGGACAAGTAAATTTATCACCACAAATGGTGTAAAACTCCATTATGTCACCCAAGGGGAAGGGCCCTTAATGGTGCTATTACATGGATTTCCTGAATTTTGGTATTCTTGGCGCTATCAAATCCCCGAATTTGCCCAAGCTTATCAAGTGGTTGCGGTGGATTTAAGAGGCTATAACGAGAGTGAAAAACCGAAAGAATTATCTGCTTATTCTCTGAAGGAATTAGTTTTAGATGTGAAAGGGTTGATTGCAGGATTAGGATATGATGAATGTGTGTTAGTTGGACATGATTGGGGCGGTGCAATTGCTTGGAGTTTTGCTTATACTTATCCCCAAATGTTGAGTAAATTAATTGTATTGAATCTTCCTCATCCCACTAAATTTAAGCAGGGTTTCTGGACGATTGATCAATTACAGAAAAGCTGGTATATCTTTTTCTTTCAACTGCCTTTTTTCCCGGAATTGTGGCTACAAGCGGATGATTATCGTGTTATTGGTGAACTATTTGCTAAAATGGCAATCGATAAAAATACCTTTAGCCAAGCGGACTTAGATATTTATAAAGATGCCGCCGCTAAACGGGGAGCTTTAACCGCAATGGTGAATTATTATCGTAATCTTTTTCCCAGTTTTTTGACCACTCAAAAAACCCAAGGTTTATTAAATGTACCTACGTTAATGATTTGGGGAGAAAATGATCTCGCATTAGGTCAAGAATTAACCTATGGAACAGAAGAATATGTTCGAGATTTTCAAATTCGATATATTCCTAATTGTAGCCATTGGGTACAACAAGAACGCCCTGAATTAGTTAATCAATATATGTGGGAATTTTTGAATGCAGAGCCGATAGAAGAATGA